In the genome of Candidatus Reidiella endopervernicosa, one region contains:
- a CDS encoding tetratricopeptide repeat protein produces the protein MSNDTPEFWTSRGFLDQIRDIDQRMEDRAFAFILGAGASVPSGIDSGSVLVERWLTELKQRLSHNIEQPLNEWATADSTGIEGFDYTKAASFYPMVFERRFRGDYDEGHAYLEECMEGREPSLGYSVLSKILADTRHKVVITTNFDNLVADALATYTQKHPLVAGHESLTSFVRTRLRRPIVAKIHRDLFLGPINGSDVDELKEGWEQALKKLFEHYTPIVIGYGGNDGSLMDMLDKMDEGSIPGGIYWCFRKDSPPTDERILRVINKQQGKLVPILGFDELMMELGNRFYYKRLDSDLEKQYEERVKRYRDQFEAIQKRINEDNQNTDEDVADLKEAINSAIGEETDWWGWQLRINEESALAIKEHLYRQALTEIPESNELVGNFALFLKNIRQEYDEAERLYRRSLELDPSNTHNTENFALFMQEIRKDYDQAERLYCRALKLDPNNLNASVNFSAFLIEKGELSEAEEYAENVCRNEHSPSQGLAEGLLYLAILALIDHRDDVPILNRIKGALTSGYQRGSRESLFLRKFVLGIQAQANSKNLTRPFMPTAPRRPAFVA, from the coding sequence ATGAGTAACGACACACCGGAATTTTGGACCAGCAGGGGTTTTCTCGATCAGATTCGTGACATCGACCAACGCATGGAGGACCGCGCATTTGCCTTCATTCTCGGCGCAGGTGCATCGGTACCTTCGGGCATCGACTCCGGTAGCGTTCTGGTCGAAAGGTGGCTAACTGAGCTCAAGCAGCGACTATCGCATAACATCGAACAACCACTAAATGAGTGGGCTACGGCTGATAGCACCGGAATCGAGGGGTTCGACTACACCAAAGCAGCCAGCTTCTACCCCATGGTCTTCGAACGGCGCTTCAGGGGGGATTACGACGAAGGGCACGCCTATCTGGAAGAGTGCATGGAAGGACGTGAACCTAGCCTCGGTTACTCAGTGCTCTCAAAAATCCTCGCCGACACTCGTCACAAGGTCGTAATCACAACTAATTTCGACAACCTGGTGGCCGATGCCTTGGCCACCTACACGCAAAAGCATCCGCTGGTCGCCGGCCACGAATCACTCACCAGTTTTGTTCGCACCCGCCTGCGCCGTCCTATAGTGGCCAAGATCCACCGTGACCTATTTCTCGGCCCCATCAATGGGAGTGATGTAGATGAGCTAAAAGAGGGTTGGGAACAGGCACTGAAAAAGCTATTCGAGCACTACACCCCGATAGTTATCGGCTATGGCGGTAACGACGGCAGTCTAATGGACATGCTCGACAAAATGGATGAGGGGTCGATACCTGGTGGCATCTACTGGTGTTTCCGCAAAGACAGCCCTCCCACTGACGAGCGCATTCTGAGAGTCATCAACAAACAGCAGGGAAAGCTGGTTCCAATTCTGGGTTTCGATGAACTTATGATGGAGCTCGGCAACCGTTTTTACTACAAACGGCTCGATTCCGATCTCGAGAAACAGTACGAAGAGCGCGTGAAGCGCTACCGCGATCAATTCGAAGCGATCCAGAAGCGGATCAATGAGGACAACCAAAATACCGACGAAGATGTCGCCGATCTGAAAGAAGCCATTAATTCTGCCATTGGCGAAGAAACAGATTGGTGGGGCTGGCAACTCAGAATTAACGAAGAGAGCGCCCTGGCAATAAAAGAACATCTCTATCGACAGGCACTGACTGAAATACCTGAAAGCAATGAGCTGGTTGGGAACTTCGCCCTGTTTTTGAAAAACATCCGCCAGGAATACGACGAAGCAGAACGACTCTATCGCCGTTCACTGGAGCTCGACCCGAGTAATACACACAACACCGAAAACTTCGCTCTATTCATGCAAGAGATCCGCAAAGATTATGACCAAGCTGAACGTCTCTATTGCAGAGCTCTTAAGCTCGATCCGAACAATTTGAACGCGAGTGTCAATTTCAGCGCATTTCTTATCGAGAAGGGAGAGCTGTCTGAGGCAGAGGAATATGCTGAAAATGTTTGTAGAAACGAACATAGCCCCTCTCAAGGATTAGCTGAAGGCCTGCTCTACCTCGCGATACTGGCTCTGATCGACCATAGAGATGACGTACCCATCCTCAACCGAATTAAAGGAGCATTAACCTCTGGTTATCAACGTGGATCACGGGAGTCGCTATTTTTGCGAAAGTTTGTTTTGGGCATCCAAGCCCAAGCAAACAGCAAAAACTTAACGCGACCATTTATGCCTACGGCGCCCCGACGTCCTGCGTTCGTTGCGTAA
- a CDS encoding Fic family protein encodes MKMPVSPPPFNDLIADIVQKGASRVMAITALNIGPAPKGNYYHWDKLRHLKPPGNLSHEEWWYGIKSARLALYRPIPHTDVYGTSFVFTQPDIVQRLLHQITRDASGVIQSPEAVTNPQTKDTYLVNSLIEEAITSSQLEGASTTRKVAKEMIRQKRKPLGKSEKMIINNFHAMQFVSENKDEELTPQMIFELHRLLTIDTMENPAAVGRLRESDDIYVGDERDATTLHIPPKAAELNDRLDRLCTFANEDSSDPFFHPVIKAIILHFMLAYDHPFEDGNGRTARALFYWCMLNQGYWLIEFISISRILKTAPAKYSRAYLHTETDNNDVTYFITHQLNVITAAIRDLYSYLERKSKEIHTVEAVLKRSPSLRNILNHRQVALLNRALKKPNSLFTIESHRSSHNVVYQTARSDLLDLVELALLIKGKSGKSFSFTVPEDIKKRLDSLDQ; translated from the coding sequence ATGAAGATGCCTGTCAGCCCACCGCCATTTAATGACCTGATTGCCGATATCGTACAAAAGGGTGCCAGTCGCGTGATGGCAATTACTGCTCTGAACATCGGCCCTGCCCCCAAAGGAAACTACTACCACTGGGACAAGCTGCGTCATCTGAAACCACCCGGCAACCTCAGCCACGAGGAGTGGTGGTACGGCATAAAGTCAGCACGGCTTGCCCTCTACCGTCCAATCCCCCACACCGATGTCTACGGTACCTCCTTTGTGTTTACCCAACCGGATATCGTCCAGCGATTGCTCCACCAGATCACCCGTGATGCCAGTGGTGTTATACAGAGCCCAGAGGCGGTCACTAATCCACAAACTAAAGACACCTATCTTGTTAACTCACTGATTGAGGAGGCGATCACCTCAAGCCAACTGGAAGGTGCATCTACGACCAGAAAAGTGGCAAAGGAGATGATTCGCCAAAAGAGGAAGCCGTTAGGTAAATCTGAAAAGATGATTATCAATAATTTTCATGCCATGCAGTTTGTCAGTGAGAATAAAGATGAAGAGCTGACACCACAGATGATATTTGAGCTGCACAGATTACTAACAATCGACACGATGGAGAATCCGGCCGCGGTTGGCCGTTTACGGGAGAGCGATGACATCTACGTCGGCGATGAACGCGATGCCACAACACTACACATACCGCCAAAAGCAGCTGAGCTTAATGACCGACTGGATAGACTGTGTACCTTTGCCAACGAGGATTCATCAGATCCATTTTTTCACCCCGTGATCAAGGCAATTATTCTGCACTTCATGCTTGCCTACGATCACCCCTTCGAGGATGGCAACGGCCGAACGGCGAGAGCTCTCTTCTATTGGTGCATGCTGAATCAGGGTTACTGGCTCATCGAGTTCATCTCAATATCGAGAATATTGAAGACCGCACCTGCAAAATACAGTCGTGCATACCTCCATACCGAAACGGATAACAACGACGTTACCTACTTCATTACACATCAGTTGAATGTGATCACAGCAGCCATCCGAGACCTCTATAGCTATCTAGAGAGAAAGTCGAAAGAGATTCATACCGTCGAAGCCGTTCTAAAGCGCTCTCCATCTCTACGCAACATTTTGAACCACAGACAGGTAGCGCTATTGAACCGTGCGCTGAAAAAACCGAACTCACTCTTCACAATCGAGAGCCACCGAAGCTCGCACAATGTGGTCTACCAGACAGCCAGATCAGACCTGTTAGATCTGGTAGAACTTGCACTTCTGATAAAGGGGAAGTCGGGAAAATCGTTCTCTTTTACCGTTCCTGAAGATATTAAGAAGCGGCTAGATTCGCTTGACCAGTAG
- a CDS encoding class I SAM-dependent methyltransferase, with protein MLIEFIDFSSLILNDLQAQRLFHGRGHAYPGYGHINVDWLPPAVLITLYREEPHTNLLQLAEALSAKLPGCESVQVQYRCRPKAPYELLWGNEVLDLVANEDGLNYQLRLGSTQNSGLFLDMRNGREWVRKHAQGKNVLNLFAYTCAFSVAALAGGAKSVLNIDVSKAALSRGRDNHRLNKQDLTRVKFEGIDIFKSFSRIKKRGPFDLLICDPPSLQKGSVNIERDYKKIIRRIPEFISPGSLLMLCLNSPDLSDQFLLDTVAEECPSCRFMHRLANPEVFKEAEAGKGLKVLLFEYLPTPDEPA; from the coding sequence ATGTTAATTGAATTTATCGATTTTTCTTCCCTGATCCTGAATGACCTTCAAGCACAGCGTCTTTTCCACGGCCGTGGCCACGCCTACCCCGGTTATGGGCATATCAACGTCGACTGGCTGCCACCGGCTGTGCTGATCACCCTCTATCGCGAGGAGCCGCATACCAATCTGCTACAGCTCGCCGAGGCACTAAGCGCAAAGCTGCCGGGTTGTGAATCGGTACAGGTGCAGTACCGCTGTAGACCCAAAGCGCCTTATGAGCTGTTATGGGGTAACGAGGTGCTTGATCTGGTCGCTAACGAAGATGGCCTCAACTACCAGCTACGTCTGGGGAGTACACAGAACAGTGGGCTGTTTCTCGATATGCGTAACGGTCGAGAGTGGGTGCGTAAACATGCGCAGGGGAAAAACGTCCTCAACCTCTTCGCCTACACCTGCGCCTTCTCGGTGGCAGCGCTGGCCGGTGGTGCCAAAAGCGTATTGAACATCGATGTAAGCAAAGCGGCGCTAAGCCGCGGACGCGACAATCACCGCCTCAACAAGCAAGACCTGACACGAGTGAAGTTTGAGGGAATCGATATCTTCAAGTCGTTCTCGCGTATCAAAAAGCGCGGCCCTTTCGATCTGCTGATCTGTGATCCACCCAGTCTGCAAAAGGGTAGCGTCAACATCGAACGTGACTATAAAAAGATCATCCGACGCATTCCGGAGTTCATCTCACCCGGCAGCCTGCTGATGCTCTGCCTCAACTCGCCCGACCTCTCCGACCAGTTCCTGCTCGACACCGTCGCCGAGGAGTGTCCCAGCTGCCGCTTCATGCATCGACTCGCTAACCCCGAGGTCTTCAAGGAGGCCGAAGCGGGTAAGGGTCTCAAGGTGCTGCTGTTTGAGTATCTACCTACACCAGATGAACCAGCGTGA
- a CDS encoding putative bifunctional diguanylate cyclase/phosphodiesterase, with protein sequence MKRMATPRFYNYLHRQMPVMMALSILPGLGYIFLGWMHDVLWPALFWYLLILLLSGWGYGIYREFDLPNMSGPSLDRWYRKISSFFYLFFLLWLTIFLIYIWIDAHQLHYIAIFTEIGASVVAAAILYPDRLLYLPTLLILMTPLVIYFSMLGEWYGYVLSAFSATLTWVLFYTASSSQALLLKSHHQASHDQLTGLYNHYFLINYMQQQMNSLREVGGHSYLLLIDLDHFKTVNDSLGHDVGDQLLEEVSARLNGQLPQGDVIARLGGDEFIIIGEVSHDELQSRQRAIGLAERLLATLKETYVINEHHIYISASIGISLTTSKENDANRFIREADIAMYEAKAGGRDGVILFDEELSHRVESNLEIERLLHFALEKSEFDLHYQPQIDRAQKIIGAECLVRWNNEKLGFVSPAEFIPIAEQTGLIIELGNFILERAFKTLNEWQQQGIELKQFSINISMRQFIHHSFIETVHHLSEQYLNDELRKKLIFEVTESVVAEDLGRIVGIMRQLQALDIRFSMDDFGTGYSSLSYLKQLPIDEIKIDRSFVCELDTDKGDQAMIVTILNIAEIFGPDVVAEGVETAAQFDFLLKHNCEIFQGYYFSRPLPKGEFEQFYRQQ encoded by the coding sequence ATGAAAAGGATGGCGACGCCGCGTTTCTACAACTACCTGCATCGACAGATGCCGGTGATGATGGCGCTCTCGATCCTGCCGGGGCTGGGTTATATCTTTCTTGGCTGGATGCACGACGTGCTCTGGCCAGCGCTGTTCTGGTATCTGCTGATTCTGCTGCTTTCGGGCTGGGGTTACGGGATCTACCGGGAGTTTGATCTGCCGAACATGAGTGGTCCGAGTCTCGACCGCTGGTACCGCAAGATCAGCAGCTTCTTCTACCTCTTTTTCCTGCTTTGGTTAACGATCTTCCTGATCTATATCTGGATCGACGCGCACCAGCTTCACTACATCGCGATCTTTACTGAGATTGGTGCATCAGTGGTCGCCGCAGCGATTCTCTACCCGGATCGTCTTCTCTACCTGCCGACGCTGCTAATCCTGATGACACCATTGGTAATCTACTTTTCAATGTTGGGGGAGTGGTATGGCTATGTGCTCAGTGCCTTTTCAGCGACCCTGACCTGGGTGCTCTTCTACACCGCCAGCAGTTCGCAGGCTCTATTGCTCAAGAGCCACCATCAGGCATCTCATGATCAGCTTACAGGGCTCTATAACCACTACTTTCTGATCAACTACATGCAGCAGCAGATGAACTCGCTTAGAGAGGTGGGAGGGCACTCCTATCTACTGTTGATCGACCTCGACCATTTTAAGACGGTGAATGACTCGCTTGGCCACGATGTCGGTGACCAGTTATTGGAAGAGGTATCGGCACGGCTGAATGGACAGCTACCTCAGGGTGATGTCATTGCCCGGCTGGGTGGTGATGAGTTCATTATCATCGGTGAGGTGAGTCACGATGAGTTGCAGAGTCGCCAGCGTGCGATTGGTCTGGCAGAACGTCTGCTGGCAACGCTCAAGGAGACCTACGTCATCAATGAGCATCACATCTATATCAGTGCCAGCATCGGTATTAGCCTCACTACGTCGAAGGAGAACGACGCCAACCGCTTTATTCGCGAGGCCGATATCGCCATGTATGAGGCGAAGGCGGGTGGGCGTGATGGCGTGATTCTGTTTGATGAGGAGCTGTCGCACCGGGTTGAAAGCAATCTGGAGATCGAACGCCTGCTCCACTTTGCGCTGGAGAAATCTGAGTTCGACCTCCACTACCAGCCGCAGATTGATCGGGCACAAAAGATTATCGGAGCCGAATGTCTGGTGCGCTGGAACAACGAGAAACTCGGCTTTGTCTCTCCGGCGGAGTTCATTCCCATTGCTGAGCAGACCGGGCTGATCATTGAGCTGGGTAATTTTATTCTTGAACGCGCCTTCAAAACACTCAATGAGTGGCAGCAGCAGGGAATTGAGCTGAAGCAGTTCTCGATCAACATCAGCATGCGGCAATTTATACATCACAGCTTCATAGAAACAGTGCATCATCTGAGTGAGCAGTACCTCAATGATGAGCTGCGCAAAAAGCTGATCTTCGAGGTGACTGAATCGGTGGTGGCTGAGGATCTGGGCCGCATCGTTGGCATCATGCGCCAGCTACAGGCGCTCGATATCCGCTTCTCGATGGATGACTTTGGCACCGGTTACTCATCATTGAGTTATCTCAAACAGCTGCCGATCGACGAGATCAAGATCGACCGCTCCTTTGTCTGTGAGCTTGATACCGACAAGGGCGATCAGGCGATGATTGTCACCATTCTCAATATCGCCGAGATCTTCGGTCCTGACGTGGTGGCAGAGGGGGTTGAGACGGCGGCGCAGTTCGACTTTCTGCTCAAGCATAACTGCGAGATATTCCAGGGCTACTACTTTTCGCGACCACTGCCGAAGGGTGAATTCGAGCAGTTCTATCGGCAGCAGTAG
- the tpx gene encoding thiol peroxidase: MADITLKGNACHTNGDLPAVGSSAPDFTLTGADLADVNLATFAGKKKLLNIVPSLDTPTCATSTQKFNTSMASKSDAVALVISADLVFAQKRFCGAEGIDNVISLSTMRSKGFAEDYGVLITDGPLAGLCGRAVVVLDEENKVLYTQLVGEIADEPDYDAAMAALG; the protein is encoded by the coding sequence ATGGCCGATATCACCCTGAAAGGAAATGCTTGCCACACCAATGGAGACCTTCCTGCTGTAGGCAGCAGTGCCCCTGACTTTACCCTGACTGGTGCCGACCTGGCTGACGTTAACCTGGCTACCTTTGCAGGTAAGAAGAAGCTGCTCAACATCGTGCCAAGTCTCGATACTCCTACCTGCGCGACCTCGACTCAGAAGTTCAACACTTCTATGGCGAGCAAGAGCGACGCGGTTGCGCTGGTTATCTCTGCTGATCTGGTCTTTGCCCAGAAGCGTTTTTGTGGTGCTGAGGGGATCGACAATGTGATCTCTCTCTCAACCATGCGTAGCAAGGGCTTCGCTGAAGACTACGGCGTGCTGATCACCGATGGTCCTCTGGCGGGTCTCTGCGGTCGAGCCGTTGTCGTTCTGGATGAGGAGAACAAAGTGCTCTACACCCAGCTCGTGGGTGAGATCGCCGATGAGCCTGATTACGATGCAGCGATGGCTGCACTGGGCTGA
- a CDS encoding PQQ-dependent sugar dehydrogenase — translation MKNGFAIIGGLLLLVIGLQAVAATDEKIEVVTVASGLEHPWGMAFLPDGRVLITERPGRLRIIEGGRLIPKAVTGLPQIAAVGQGGLLDVAIHPNYLENGWIYLSFSAEGKGGLGTEVVRGRLRGMQLVDVETIFKVEKKSSGGRHFGSRLLFDRKGYLYITSGERGDRPRAQDLDDHAGSVIRLHDDGSVPADNPFVKRPNTKPEIYSYGHRNPQGMTLHPETGEVWTHEHGPQGGDEINIR, via the coding sequence GTGAAAAACGGGTTCGCAATAATCGGAGGGCTGCTGCTGTTGGTGATTGGCTTGCAAGCTGTCGCCGCTACGGACGAAAAGATCGAAGTGGTTACTGTAGCGAGCGGGCTTGAGCACCCCTGGGGAATGGCCTTTCTGCCCGATGGGAGAGTTCTGATTACCGAACGTCCCGGTCGGCTGCGCATTATTGAGGGCGGAAGACTTATACCCAAAGCCGTTACCGGTTTGCCACAGATTGCAGCGGTGGGGCAGGGTGGGCTGCTCGATGTTGCCATTCATCCGAACTATCTGGAAAACGGTTGGATCTATCTCTCCTTCAGCGCGGAGGGCAAAGGTGGGCTAGGTACTGAGGTGGTGCGCGGTCGTCTCCGTGGTATGCAGCTGGTCGATGTTGAGACGATCTTTAAGGTGGAGAAGAAGAGCAGTGGCGGTCGTCACTTCGGTTCACGCCTGCTCTTTGATCGCAAAGGCTATCTCTATATCACCTCCGGCGAACGGGGTGACCGACCGAGGGCGCAGGATCTGGATGATCATGCGGGTTCCGTTATCCGTCTACACGATGATGGCAGCGTTCCTGCCGATAATCCCTTTGTGAAGCGCCCAAACACAAAACCCGAAATTTACAGCTACGGCCACCGCAATCCACAGGGTATGACGCTCCACCCTGAGACCGGTGAAGTCTGGACCCATGAGCATGGTCCACAGGGCGGTGATGAGATCAACATTCGCTGA
- a CDS encoding methyltransferase, with the protein MVWRQGTSGSSTGRPLADHWQSSVATYERDETLCREGEMLAERARLSQRFYPVDVLSASMPPLTDQHAVALHACGELHRGLLRKVVNEALPAVDLAPCCYHLGAEDEYTPFTTVSQLGLCRDDLRLAVTETLTAPGRDINQRDREMAWKLAFLKLVLPNESGSYHPLKPIDKTWLRSGFENFCCKLAKRESLMLPKEIDWFEAERAGWQRQGEVMRLSLLRHAVRRAVELWLVPGSRYFAKVCFGHQAQANSKNLTRPFMPTAPRPSCVRCVITSSRLYTTPSVTLRRHKAAAASSSSFARALNYE; encoded by the coding sequence ATGGTGTGGAGGCAAGGGACATCTGGGTCGTCTACTGGCCGACCACTGGCCGACCACTGGCAGAGCAGTGTCGCCACCTATGAGCGTGATGAGACACTCTGTCGTGAAGGAGAGATGTTGGCAGAGCGGGCAAGGCTCTCGCAGCGCTTCTATCCGGTCGATGTGTTATCCGCCTCGATGCCACCACTCACCGATCAACACGCGGTAGCCCTGCACGCCTGTGGCGAGCTGCATCGCGGTCTACTGCGCAAGGTCGTTAATGAGGCACTGCCCGCCGTCGATCTTGCCCCCTGCTGTTACCACCTCGGCGCTGAAGATGAATACACCCCCTTCACCACGGTTTCACAGCTTGGACTGTGTCGTGACGATCTGCGCCTGGCGGTGACAGAAACATTGACCGCACCCGGGCGCGACATCAATCAGCGCGATCGTGAGATGGCGTGGAAACTCGCCTTTCTTAAGCTGGTATTGCCCAATGAGAGCGGAAGTTACCACCCTCTAAAACCGATCGATAAGACGTGGCTGCGAAGCGGCTTTGAAAACTTCTGCTGCAAACTCGCCAAACGCGAATCACTCATGCTGCCCAAAGAGATCGATTGGTTTGAGGCGGAGCGTGCCGGTTGGCAGCGCCAGGGTGAGGTGATGCGACTCTCGTTACTGCGCCACGCTGTACGCCGCGCCGTAGAGCTATGGCTGGTACCGGGGAGTCGCTATTTTGCGAAAGTTTGTTTTGGGCATCAAGCCCAAGCAAACAGCAAAAACTTAACGCGACCATTTATGCCTACGGCGCCCCGACCGTCCTGCGTACGTTGCGTAATCACCTCTTCGCGGCTCTACACAACTCCCTCAGTGACTCTACGCCGACATAAAGCCGCTGCTGCATCTTCTTCGTCGTTCGCTCGCGCTCTCAACTACGAATAG
- a CDS encoding ion transporter: protein MSSESLRYRAGVWIESKPVQNFIIALIVINAVTLGLQTSSSWMAQSGGLLLQLDNLILAVFVAEIGIKLFAFRLGFFKTGWNNFDFIVVGIALVPASGPLAVVRALRILRVLRMISMVPRLRFVVEALLHAIPGISSIGLLMLIIFYVFAVMATTLFGGDFPEWFGSIGASMYTLFQVMTLESWSMGIVRPVMELFPYAWLYFIPFILIATFTMLNLFIGIIVDTMQTMHQADHDEEREHIEQVVHEDTGELANEMRQLRAELAGMRASLGK, encoded by the coding sequence GTGTCTTCAGAATCGCTGCGTTACAGAGCCGGTGTGTGGATTGAGTCGAAACCGGTACAGAATTTTATAATCGCGCTGATCGTGATCAACGCGGTCACTCTTGGTCTACAGACATCCTCCAGCTGGATGGCGCAGAGCGGTGGCCTGCTGTTACAGCTCGATAACCTGATCCTGGCGGTGTTTGTGGCAGAGATCGGCATCAAACTGTTCGCTTTCCGTCTCGGCTTTTTCAAAACCGGCTGGAACAACTTCGATTTCATCGTGGTTGGCATCGCGCTGGTACCCGCCAGCGGTCCACTAGCCGTGGTGCGTGCGCTGCGTATCCTGCGTGTGCTGCGCATGATCTCAATGGTGCCGCGACTGCGTTTTGTAGTGGAGGCACTGCTACACGCTATTCCCGGCATCTCATCGATTGGTCTGCTGATGCTGATTATCTTCTACGTCTTTGCGGTGATGGCGACTACCCTATTTGGTGGCGACTTCCCTGAGTGGTTCGGTTCGATCGGGGCCTCGATGTACACCCTGTTTCAGGTGATGACACTCGAGTCGTGGTCGATGGGCATTGTGCGTCCCGTTATGGAGCTCTTCCCCTATGCCTGGCTCTACTTCATCCCCTTTATCCTGATCGCCACCTTCACCATGCTTAACCTATTTATCGGCATCATTGTCGATACCATGCAGACCATGCATCAGGCCGATCATGATGAGGAGCGGGAGCATATCGAACAGGTGGTTCATGAGGACACTGGTGAGCTGGCCAATGAAATGCGCCAGCTACGCGCCGAGCTGGCAGGGATGCGGGCATCGCTTGGTAAATAA
- the thiC gene encoding phosphomethylpyrimidine synthase ThiC produces MSAIPGEFLQKTAQLSADVTKPFPKSKKIYVEGSRPDIRVPMREISQDDAMTSGAPETNPPIFVYDTSGPYTDPTASIDLMAGLPALREQWVNERDDTELLDGPTSEYGAERQGDAELASLRFEHIRNPRRAKAGQNVSQMHYARKGIITPEMEYVAIRENNKLQEMKADPAYEKLLRQHAGDDMGASIPDVITPEFVRAEVASGRAIIPSNINHPELEPMIIGRNFRVKINTNIGNSAVTSSIEEEVEKLVWSCRWGGDTLMDLSTGKNIHETREWILRNSPVPIGTVPIYQALEKVNGVAEDLTWEIFRDTLIEQAEQGVDYFTIHAGVLLRYVPMTAQRVTGIVSRGGSIMAKWCLAHHEESFLYTHFEEICEIMKAYDVAFSLGDGLRPGCLADANDEAQFGELETLGELTKIAWEHDCQVIIEGPGHVPMQKIKENMDKELEACHEAPFYTLGPLVTDISPGYDHFSSGIGAAQIGWYGTAMLCYVTPKEHLGLPNKEDVREGIITYKVSAHAADLAKGFPGAQVQDNAMSKARFEFRWHDQFALALDPEKAMAFHDETMPKEAHKVAHFCSMCGPKFCSMKISQEVREYAEKGMNEMSVKFVEAGAEIYKEI; encoded by the coding sequence ATGAGCGCCATTCCAGGCGAATTCCTGCAGAAGACCGCACAGCTCTCCGCAGACGTCACCAAGCCGTTTCCGAAATCGAAGAAGATCTACGTCGAGGGCTCACGCCCCGACATTCGAGTTCCTATGCGCGAGATCAGTCAGGATGACGCCATGACCTCCGGTGCCCCGGAGACCAATCCACCGATCTTTGTCTACGACACCTCAGGGCCTTATACCGACCCGACTGCCAGCATCGACCTGATGGCTGGTCTACCTGCACTGCGTGAACAGTGGGTCAATGAGCGTGACGATACCGAACTACTCGACGGCCCCACCTCGGAGTATGGCGCCGAACGTCAGGGCGATGCAGAGCTGGCGAGCCTGCGCTTTGAACATATTCGCAATCCACGTCGTGCAAAGGCGGGGCAGAACGTCTCGCAGATGCACTACGCACGCAAGGGCATCATCACCCCCGAGATGGAGTACGTCGCCATCCGCGAGAACAACAAGCTGCAGGAGATGAAGGCCGACCCTGCCTATGAAAAGCTGCTGCGCCAGCATGCCGGTGATGACATGGGCGCCAGCATTCCCGACGTGATTACCCCTGAGTTTGTCCGCGCTGAAGTTGCCTCGGGTCGTGCCATCATCCCGTCAAACATCAACCACCCAGAGCTGGAGCCGATGATCATCGGCCGTAATTTCCGGGTGAAGATCAATACCAATATCGGTAACTCGGCAGTCACCTCTTCGATTGAAGAGGAGGTGGAGAAGCTGGTCTGGTCATGCCGCTGGGGTGGCGACACGCTGATGGATCTCTCCACCGGCAAGAACATCCACGAGACCCGCGAGTGGATCCTGCGCAACTCACCCGTACCCATCGGCACCGTACCGATCTACCAGGCACTGGAGAAGGTCAACGGTGTGGCCGAAGACCTCACCTGGGAGATCTTCCGCGATACGCTGATCGAACAGGCCGAGCAGGGCGTTGACTACTTCACCATCCACGCCGGTGTATTGCTGCGTTACGTGCCGATGACCGCACAGCGTGTCACCGGTATCGTTTCACGCGGTGGCTCGATCATGGCCAAGTGGTGTCTGGCACACCACGAAGAGAGCTTCCTCTACACCCACTTCGAGGAGATTTGCGAGATCATGAAGGCCTACGATGTCGCCTTCTCTCTCGGTGATGGTCTGCGCCCCGGTTGTCTCGCCGATGCCAACGACGAGGCGCAGTTTGGTGAACTGGAGACCCTCGGTGAGCTGACCAAGATCGCCTGGGAGCACGACTGCCAGGTGATCATCGAAGGCCCCGGCCACGTGCCGATGCAGAAGATCAAAGAGAACATGGACAAGGAGCTGGAGGCCTGTCACGAGGCGCCCTTCTACACCCTCGGCCCACTGGTTACCGATATCTCCCCCGGCTACGACCACTTCAGCTCCGGCATCGGTGCGGCGCAGATCGGTTGGTACGGCACCGCCATGCTCTGTTACGTCACTCCCAAGGAGCACCTCGGTCTGCCGAATAAAGAGGATGTGCGCGAAGGCATCATCACCTACAAGGTCTCCGCCCACGCTGCCGATCTCGCCAAGGGCTTCCCCGGTGCGCAGGTGCAGGACAACGCCATGTCGAAGGCACGCTTTGAGTTCCGCTGGCACGACCAGTTTGCGCTGGCCCTCGATCCGGAGAAGGCGATGGCCTTCCACGATGAGACGATGCCCAAGGAGGCGCACAAAGTCGCCCACTTCTGCTCCATGTGTGGTCCGAAATTCTGCTCGATGAAGATCTCACAGGAGGTGCGAGAGTACGCCGAGAAAGGCATGAATGAGATGTCGGTTAAGTTTGTCGAGGCAGGAGCAGAAATTTACAAAGAGATTTAA